The DNA sequence AATGAATTGTTCGATGTCCGGGTCTGGAACATTGCCAATCAGCGCTATCTGTTCGACTATGTGAGTACGTTGAATACTCCGCTTGATTCGGGAATTCTGCTGGCAGCCTACCGCTATGGTGGGGGAATTGGGTATCGCGCAACCGAAAAATGGAACAAAGACAACAGTTCTGTTTTAACTTCGGAAGGAAAAGTTCGCAGGAATGCGGATGGCAGTAATGCCAGATGGTGCATTATTGAAGGCGAATCGGGTACCAAAGAAGGCCGTTCAGGAATATTATTCATGAGTTTTCCGGCCAACCGGATGCATCCCGAACCGATGCGTGTGTGGCCTGAAAGCCAGAATGGACGCGGCGATGTTTATTTCGAGTTCTGCCCGATCAGGCACAAAGACTGGAAAATAGAAAAGGGTAACGTTTACACGCTTCGGTATCGCCTGGTTGTTTTCGACGGGAAAATGACTCCGGAAGAAGCTGAAAACTACTGGCAGGCATTTGCCAATCCTCCACAGGTGGCGATTGTCAATAGTACAACTAAAAAGTGAAACAAGAACCAACACTCAAATGCTAACCCATGTACAAAAAATTGTAATTACCATTTCAGTTATTCTTTCTTTTTGTTCGGTTAAAGCGCAACTGAAAGAATTTGCGCTGACTGATGAATGGATTCAGAAAATTGAGAAGCTGGCACCGGTAAAGTCTGAAGTTCAGCCGAAGAAACCTCACAGAGTGCTTGTGTTCAGTTTATTTACGGGGTTCGATCATTGGGTTGTGCCGCACACCGATGCGGTTATGAAAGTTTTGGCTGAAAAAACCGGTGCTTTCGAGGTTGAATTCAGTAAAGACATTTTTCAGTTCGAAAAGAAAAACCTGAAAAAATATGATGCCGTTGTTCTGAATAACAATTGCTCTGTTGGTCCCCGCAGAGATTTGCTGCTTGATGTACTGGATCAGGATAAAAGTTTAACCGACGAACAGCGCAAAAAGAAAGCCGCCGAACTGGAAGCGAACCTGATTAAGTACGTGAAAAAAGGCGGTGGGCTGATGGTTGTGCATGGTGCAATTGTGATGCAGAACAATTCAATGGCTTTCAGCGAAATGGTTGGCGGAAGTTTCGATTACCACCCGGTACAGCAGGAAATAACACTTGAATTGTGTGAACCGAACCACCCTTTGGTGAAAGCATTTGAAGGAAAACCTTTTGTACATACCGACGAACCTTATTTGTTCAATAAAGCGTACACGCAGAAGAATTTCAGGCCTTTATTGTACATGGACACTTCAAAGCTGATTAAGAAAACCAAAGAGATTGATGAGAAAATTAAGTATGTTTCCTGGATCAAAGGGTTTGGGAAGGGAAGAGTTTTCTATGTTTCACCTTCGCACAATGCGCAAAGTTTTGAAGACGCAGGGCTTTTAAAGTTTTATCTGGATGGTGCTCAATATGTGTTGGGCGATTTGAAATGCGATGATTCTCCTGCTAAATTGTAATGACCTAATCAAAAACGATAACTTATGGAACGACGTAATTTTTTGAAAAAAGTGAGTGCCGGAACTGCCGGTGCCATTATTTTACCAACCATTATCCCGTCGAGTGTGATGGGAAAAAAT is a window from the Aquipluma nitroreducens genome containing:
- a CDS encoding ThuA domain-containing protein → MLTHVQKIVITISVILSFCSVKAQLKEFALTDEWIQKIEKLAPVKSEVQPKKPHRVLVFSLFTGFDHWVVPHTDAVMKVLAEKTGAFEVEFSKDIFQFEKKNLKKYDAVVLNNNCSVGPRRDLLLDVLDQDKSLTDEQRKKKAAELEANLIKYVKKGGGLMVVHGAIVMQNNSMAFSEMVGGSFDYHPVQQEITLELCEPNHPLVKAFEGKPFVHTDEPYLFNKAYTQKNFRPLLYMDTSKLIKKTKEIDEKIKYVSWIKGFGKGRVFYVSPSHNAQSFEDAGLLKFYLDGAQYVLGDLKCDDSPAKL